Part of the Salminus brasiliensis chromosome 2, fSalBra1.hap2, whole genome shotgun sequence genome, CATTCAatgtgttgaatgtggagaaagtaCTTATGCTAGTTGTGTTAAGCTAGTTACATTTGTCTTGAATGATGGGTTTATTTCAAGCAGCTCAaacttaaatgttaaaaatgttgctaataaacatATTTAGCTAAATTTACTGTATGTGAGACCTGTTCCAAACTCCAAATAAAAGGGTAAGTGGCCACCCTGATTTATGAGAATTCACAGAGACACTACTACACAACATCTTTTGAAAAGCTATAATTGAAGTGGATGTATTGTTGTCCATTTTAGATTTATAATGCTTTTGAAGTTGTAATTCTATAAATCTGTTCTCATGTCACAGtacattaatttaattaatttggcCAAACATGCAAACAAGGTCTCTCAATATTCTATCATGGCTCAATCATGTTATGTGGGGTACTAAtacataaacagaaataaaagtaACAAAATGTCACTGCCAATGTCTTTAATACCTATAGCAAGAAACACAACTGCACTGtgtggttgtttttttaagtaataaACTAATTAATATTGGCTAGTTAAGGTTTTTACAAACCCTCTGAAGGTGTCACATGGTGATGATCTGACATCAGACCATTTCAGTCTTAAAGGTGCATGGTGAGGCGTTCATGGCTCGCACCAATTAATCTTGAGCACCCGCGACCTTGTCACTGGGCACAATTTCACATCTGCACTAGCGCAACACACAAACGCTCCACCACATGATCATATGTTTTTTTGAACCAGTGTTCCTATATGGTTAGTGGAGTTGATATAATGAACAATAAATGTAGAAACATTTAATTAAGTGTATCGTCCATTATCATGCCATTGTAATTAGGCAATTAATGTAATCACTTGAGAGAGACATGGCAAATCAGTGCCACAATTACACCTTACGGGACCatattgtgttttatatatatatatatatatatatatatatatatatacacctttGTGAACAAAAAAGGCTATATGTACAGCATCTTTCCCTTCTAAAGTATAGCCAGAATACATTTAAGGCAACATTTAGTATAATGTACGTTTTAGTGATGTACTTGGATAGCAGAAAATGTAATCACTCATTATTTAATTTGCATTACATATTAAAACAAACTTCTATCtataatattttttgtttgtgcaGTAATTCCTAAATGGGCACAAGAACCAAAGttatcactgtccaaatacttaaagATTTACAACATGTGAGTTTTCATAATTCAGGAACAATTGAGAATGTTCATGTTCTCTCAGTATGTCTGAACCTCTTGTTGTGCCACCTCCAGCAGGATCTGAAGCTGTAGACTGCAGTAgtctaaagaaaaaaagaaaacacaagatCAGTGAATTTGCTTGTTTTAATATTTCAAAATGGAATGCCTTTTCTACAGCTTGATAGAAGCAACAGTAGGCATAGCATCATTAGGCAAAGATCTGATAAGATCAGAAAattctaagaaaaaaaaaactggtgctTAGCCAGCAGTCAGGCTAAGCAGTAACACAGTAAGATGTGGTTTAGAAAGGTTCGACTCACTGAAGGCTGTTCTCCATGGAGCTGGTACATAAGAGAACTTTACTGTCAGGTAGTACACTGGTATTCCAGAAAGGGTTAGAGCACAGCTGCCACCTGTGATCCATGGGTCTGAATAGAGAGACATACCCACGATACAGAAACACACCACCGTAAAGATTACAACTACAGCCAAAGGGACCTGaaatcagattaaaaaaaaaagacattgagtcaaataaacaaaataacattTGGTTCTTCTTATTAAATACAATACATAAATTTAGTTGTTATGTACATGTATTTTTGTACATATGTAGTGTGTTGGTGTAGTGAAGTGGGTAACAACAATGCATTCCCTTGGGTTGGGAGAttcaatattaaattaaattcaataacattttcttttattacaaAACATAAccgaaaaaacagtttaaaaccTTAAATGGTCTTAGATGTTCCGGGTATCGATAGCGGTGGACAAGAAGCCCCAGTGTTGCCAAAGCAATGAAGAACCAGCGTGAGAAGGAGGCAAAGTTAACCAGTTGAAAGATCTCTCCTCTTGCTACCATGACAATCACCAGGGGATACTGTAAACCATAAGAATAGTGtcatatacagttatatataataataataataataataataataataaataaaataaagatatgTATATGCCACTATCCATTACCAGCAACAGTACAGCTGGTAGAGGTGTCTTTCTTCGTATGTGGATCATGGAAAAGAGAGCCGGCCAGTGTCCCTCTCTGGCTCCCACAAACAGCATTCTATAAtaccacacacatactgtacatactaCACAGTGCCATGCAAAGGTTTTGGAAAAGTTTCTGTAAATAGTTGTGTAAAAACAACTAAGAATCTTTTAGTTCTTTTTTAAGGGGATTTTTGTCTCATTGAAAAAAGCATCTAGTTCTGTGCGATTATTTTTTTACTAACAAAATATGCTGGTATTTATATATCTGTTCTTCGCTTTGACAGTAAAACAGTACCTAAGCCACTGGTTGCAACACAAGCCCATAACATGATTGATACAATATTGCATATCTGTGAGTGGTAAGTATGTAAGTATGTAAGTATgtaaacttttgctttcagtaAACTGCAACATTTCCGGTAATGGTTGATCAGACCTGCACATCAGCTTGGAGGAATTTTAGCCCATTCCTCTGTAGAAAAAAGCTTCAACTCTGCTGGTTGTAGGTTTCCTCTCATGAACTGCTTGCAAACATAAAAATATTCCTTTGAACCTAAAAGATTGCTTTTGGTCTCATCCGTCCACAAAACGTTCCAATAGCCTTCTCGCTTGTCCATGTGATGTTTAGCGAACTGCAGACAGGTAGCAAAGTTCTATTTGGAGAACAGCAGCTCTCTCCTTGCAACCCTGCCATGCACACCATTGTTGTTCAGTGTTCTCCTAATAATGGGATCATGAACCTTAACATTATCCAATGTGAAAGAGGTTTTTAGTTGCTTAGAGGTTACCTTTGACTACTCCTGGGGAGGGTAATAATGGTCTTGAATTTCCTCCATTTGTACACAATCTGTCTGACTGTAGATTGGTGAAGTCCAAACTCTTTAGAGGTGGTTTTCTATCCTTTTCCAGCCTGATGAGGCCCTCATTTTTTATCATGCCATGATACACTTCTACGAAGTGATAGATTATTGTTCTTCAAATAAAACAGGGaggccactcacagctgatagTTGTACTGTGTATGCTTGTGACAAATACATTTTGATTTGATCTAGTTTTTATGTTTGCTGACAGTGGGTTTATACCTAggtgctccaaagaaccctCCATTTAGGGCCCCAAGGCAGGAGAGAGAAACCAGTATGGGCACCCCCGAAGCCACACTCTGCAAGGCTCGGCTGGCAAAGGTCTATGTAGAGTTAATCAGGCATTACAAAGAAATGGACTTTAAAAATCAGTGCACCAAGTGAATTCTTTAAATACTTAAATCCATTTAATACTAACCACAGCCACAGCATCAgacatcagcagctcatctccAGTCATCATAGTGTAGTAAGCCACATTAACCAGTACATAGCACACAGTAATGATGATCATGGACAAAATGATGGCCAGTGGGATGTTTCTGATAAGTACAAGAAACACATTTTGCAGCAATACAGGGTATTTATTAGATGGAATTGCTAAGATATTGGTGAGATTAGATTTTTACACACCTGTTTGGATTGACAACTTCCTCCGTCACAAAGTTTAAGTAAAACCTGAcagcaaagaaaaagaaatacgCATTAGCCCATGGATAGTCACGCATTTTTACTGTAGTTGTTAGGGCTGTCGCAGTGAAAGAATAACCCCGCGGTGATTTAGGGTGGCTCGGGTGGCTGGTTTTCTTTGGTGGTGCTGACGCATTCGCTAGCTCTGTCTTTCATTACCAGCATCTCTTTAAGAGCGTAGTCTACTCATTGACATGACTCCTCTATAGTTGACGTCCAACGTGCAGTCTTCGTCTGACAAATTTTGCATAGTGCCTCGTCTAAACTGGTGAAGCTGCGTTTGGTTTTATGACTCGAGAAACACGGAGAAAACATGAACGCCGCGGTGTGGCGGTTGCTTGCCATTCCCTGCGGTTCGCGTGTTAATAGCGCAATATTGTGAAAGTGTGGTTGTGAAAGTTGTTCTTTTTGCTCTGTCACTGTGCGATAAACGTACAGAAATTAAGCATTAAGCtttgtgtatttatatttaaatgggGTAAAACTTATATTAGAGGTGGCAGAAGCACACAAGTACCATACTTAGGTAAaagtataaatatttaatttagaaaataagTATGATTTACATTTTGTACTATAGTAAAATTATTAAAGTACAAACTCCAAAATGTACTtcaagtaaaaagtaaaagcaTTATTTAAAAGGGCTTCTAATTActtgattttaaacatttattggAATGTATTTTGAGTTACAGATGAACGCAACCATTCAGTGTAAAATGGTTTATGCTATTATTGCATCAGGATCTGCAAAAACACGATGGTAAAGATACAGTTTTTTTCAGATACAGTTTATGGCTGAAGAACACATTTAGTAATATGTGTCAGTTAAAGATTAGCTGTCAGCACAGTTCATTACATTAAATAGCTAACTAGTTTCACAAAGATTATTTACAAATGATTTCAACTAGATTACAGAACTGATGCTCATCTTAGTTTGTTTCACAAATTAAAATTCTCTAACAGCAGCATGCAAGATTAGCTGCCTGATTAgaattaaaagtttaaaatgttGAAGTAACAAGCCAAATGTAGTGAGTTAAAAGTAATGATTCTTCTTGTCACTCAATATAATAAAGTCAGAAAATTTAAGCTTTAAGCCTGGTCCTCACCCACTACATTACATCCTCTTCACTGGGGTAATCAGCTAGACACTTCCCTCCGTTAGTGCTTCAATGGGTTAAGCCCACCTCATAATTCTCCGTATTTTTACACACCATTTCAtccagtttgaaaagaggtggtggctggttttgTATATATCagagaatacatgtaaagtTGGAatcattgctagtgctagaggagttatgaacgggtgggttaattggcagtaccaaaaaGTACTTTTAAGTTCAAAATCAGCTGCTTCTATATGAAAAGAAGCAATAATGCAATGGTAAACTTAGCAATAGCAAACAACACGGCAGACCATGCAGATCACAGTAGTGGATGAAAACTTTCATGAAGAAACACTCTTTAACAGACGAAGGACACTATCCACTTTAAACTCAATGTAGTGCAATAAAGAGTAGGGTCAGCAAACATATATCACACTATGTGATTATTttaagtgttaaaaaaaattatattttttaaaagaggtTTTGATTAATACCATCCACCATAGGCATATAGTCCTGAGTAGAAGGCAAGAGGAAGCTTGGTCAAGGTGAAAGATTCAGTGTCAAAAGCATTCCGGAAGTTTTCTGTTTGTCCtgtggaaaagaaaaaacactgaaccacaaacacactcttATGTGATGATCACTGTTATTAAGGTTGAATTATATgttcaaaagtatccagacaccctttCAATGAGTCAGGCCGCTGTTATGACAAATAGTATAgtctcttcatttttcagaCTCATTTGGGGAGCATGCCAGAGATGCCCTTTTTCACCTTTAATGTTCACACTTGTATTACAATTTTTTTAAACTATTAGCATTAGAACAAACTTAACATTTATGAGAGTGAAAAAGGGGGGAGAAAGAGCATAATTAATGTTATATGCTGATTACATAATAATTAATCAGCGACCATGAATGCTTATCATTCAATCATTCAGCTTTATTGGGATATATTGATGATTCCAGGCTGGAATGGAACTATAGAGCAAAGCCTGGCATCAACATTCTGTCCCTTGGACATCCTTTCACAATGCAGAGTAAACCAGGTGAAGTCAAATCTCTAGATATGTCTGGACCAAAATTAATTCTGAGATAAATATTGTTAGTAATTTGTATGGAAATTGGGTATTTATAACTTATTAAAGTACTGTGGGGGCAGTGGAAAATAAGAGATATTTCAGAAATACGTACAAAAAGCTTCTCTACAGAACACCTAATCACTAAATTAGTGATACATGTGACAAATGTCAATGCCCAAATAGCATTTAATAGAACATTTTGTTTAGATACACAAAGCTAACTGTAATGGTTAACACTCAAAATTGTGTAATTTGTCTCAGAAACATACTGACCAAAAAAAGCTcaatttaaagatgaattgagCTGAAAATGCAAACATTGACCTtgtataattattgttattataatatatgtTTATGCTTACAACAAAATGTTATATGTGCTATGTTAcctgttctacagtgttaataaaagtgaattacaaaAAAGGGTTCATCATGAGTTCTTTAGTTATAATAGTTCTATTTAGAAAACTATAGAAGTTCATTTAAAAgcacacatgttttttttatccagttaaatggttatctaaatacaaggttttggttttgtatacattttaaatggttctgtacAGCACCAAAAAAGGtccactattaaaaaaaaacttttctgtACTATTTACAATCCCTTTTTGGTAATAATCAACTCTCAAAACTCTTTAGCTGTGCTTTCTTCAGCTTCCTTCTTTTGCAACCCTGTGATCTTGTTTTGcaacttttcttgttttcttctttcaacacttctctcctttcttttttcaAACTATTTCCTTTTCAGCTTACTTTCTTTCGTCTTTTCAAACATCTCGCTTTCTTTCACTTCTTTGTACCgtaccggtcacccctctacaaaggtgtgacattcttaaatgctgtgaccaccaggtgcGTCTGGTTTGCACTGATTactaggatctctggggattggagtttcCTTGGTTAACCGTGCCTACACGTTCTCAAGTAATCTGAGGCATATATGCAGTACCTAATGTAAACTATAGCAACGTTGAATGTTTTCAACCTGAtttcatatatacagtatatattctAATTGTAGCACAAAAGTGTTTTCCATATTTCCTACCTTTGGCTAGGGCCATGATGCCTGGAACAATGATTAGAGTCAGGGCAAAGAGCTTGATGAAGGTCAGAGCGACCTGAGTACGTGAGGCCAATAATACACTCCAGCAATTCACTGCTACCACAAATGCTAAAACATATATAAGCAAAAAAGAAATTACGACATATGTTTGCATTATTATGGTGTTAGTTGTTATGATACTATTGGTCTTTGCAATACTAATATAGCAGTAGCTGTAAACAACAGCATAAATAAACCACTAATAAATCACATGTTTTTGAGGGCTGGTTGCAAATCCTTCACGTGTTTTGGATATGCAAAAAAGATAAATGCAATACAAATGCATACCACTCTTAAGCCACCTTAATGATTCTTTAATATTACAATGAAATTACAATAGACAGTTATCTACacagttatatatatttatatattttgaagTGAAAACTAACAGCAACCTCTGTAGCAAACATATTTGGGTACAAAATCTGTACATTTCAAAGCAATGTTACTTTCGATCTGATTTTCttataaaagaaagaaataaagaaagaaaagtgaaagaaagaatGGTAGTTGTGACATTAAGGCAGTAGGTAGTAGCTAAGTCAGTATTTAATAACATTTGCAGATATCCTAGTTTGCAAATGCTTTTTGTAGAGATTTTTTTCACCCACTCTTTCATGCCTTTAGTTCCATGCTTTTAATTTCAAAAACTTCAACTTGTGTTTCCAGAAAAAGTAGTTTAGGGTGGATTTCAAGGTATGTCTGGTATAAATATTCTATTTTAGaagccaaacttttgcattaaGGGTGTACCCAACCTTGTGTTGTTTACAGAATGCCTCTGACTTATCTAGATGTTGCTTTGTGTTCTTCAGATGTGTTTTGTGATAAGACAGCAGGTAAGGTTTTCTTCTTATAATTCTTTTATGCCCAAGCAATGCtacacagtagaatagtgcacaaCAGCTCCCCTTCATGCAAGTCCTTTGCTATCATACATCCTTTAGAATTTGCTTTATTTTCAGACACTCGGCCATCTT contains:
- the LOC140549255 gene encoding cystine/glutamate transporter isoform X1, translated to MGETKRVTTVERVKEEGKDDGVHLRRRISLLPAVSFIIGTVVGSGIFIAPKGVLMNSGSVGLSLLVWALCGVLSTFGALCYAELGTSFKKSGGHYTYLLETLGPLPAFLRLWTEFIFIRPAVASYVSLAFGRYVVEPLYMPCPAPPALVKLVSILGVTFVVAVNCWSVLLASRTQVALTFIKLFALTLIIVPGIMALAKGQTENFRNAFDTESFTLTKLPLAFYSGLYAYGGWFYLNFVTEEVVNPNRNIPLAIILSMIIITVCYVLVNVAYYTMMTGDELLMSDAVAVTFASRALQSVASGVPILVSLSCLGALNGGFFGAPRMLFVGAREGHWPALFSMIHIRRKTPLPAVLLLYPLVIVMVARGEIFQLVNFASFSRWFFIALATLGLLVHRYRYPEHLRPFKVPLAVVVIFTVVCFCIVGMSLYSDPWITGGSCALTLSGIPVYYLTVKFSYVPAPWRTAFNYCSLQLQILLEVAQQEVQTY
- the LOC140549255 gene encoding cystine/glutamate transporter isoform X2, whose product is MNSGSVGLSLLVWALCGVLSTFGALCYAELGTSFKKSGGHYTYLLETLGPLPAFLRLWTEFIFIRPAVASYVSLAFGRYVVEPLYMPCPAPPALVKLVSILGVTFVVAVNCWSVLLASRTQVALTFIKLFALTLIIVPGIMALAKGQTENFRNAFDTESFTLTKLPLAFYSGLYAYGGWFYLNFVTEEVVNPNRNIPLAIILSMIIITVCYVLVNVAYYTMMTGDELLMSDAVAVTFASRALQSVASGVPILVSLSCLGALNGGFFGAPRMLFVGAREGHWPALFSMIHIRRKTPLPAVLLLYPLVIVMVARGEIFQLVNFASFSRWFFIALATLGLLVHRYRYPEHLRPFKVPLAVVVIFTVVCFCIVGMSLYSDPWITGGSCALTLSGIPVYYLTVKFSYVPAPWRTAFNYCSLQLQILLEVAQQEVQTY
- the LOC140549255 gene encoding cystine/glutamate transporter isoform X3; its protein translation is MGETKRVTTVERVKEEGKDDGVHLRRRISLLPAVSFIIGTVVGSGIFIAPKGVLMNSGSVGLSLLVWALCGVLSTFGALCYAELGTSFKKSGGHYTYLLETLGPLPAFLRLWTEFIFIRPAVASYVSLAFGRYVVEPLYMPCPAPPALVKLVSILGVTFVVAVNCWSVLLASRTQVALTFIKLFALTLIIVPGIMALAKGQTENFRNAFDTESFTLTKLPLAFYSGLYAYGGWFYLNFVTEEVVNPNRMLFVGAREGHWPALFSMIHIRRKTPLPAVLLLYPLVIVMVARGEIFQLVNFASFSRWFFIALATLGLLVHRYRYPEHLRPFKVPLAVVVIFTVVCFCIVGMSLYSDPWITGGSCALTLSGIPVYYLTVKFSYVPAPWRTAFNYCSLQLQILLEVAQQEVQTY